A stretch of Ferribacterium limneticum DNA encodes these proteins:
- the hpaH gene encoding 2-oxo-hept-4-ene-1,7-dioate hydratase: protein MLSQEIIQAAAKRLHEAEKARNPVRQISLDHPEITIPDAYAIQKAWVQMKLEDGQKIVGHKIGLTSRAMQMSSQINEPDFGTLLDEMVYKDAAEIPCERFIDPMVEVELAFILKDRLEGENVTIFDVLSATDYVTPAVEIIDARCHRIDPESKRPRKVMDTISDNAANVGIILGGRPIKPLELDLRWAAALLYKNGIIEETGVAAGVLNHPANGISWLAKKFAPHGVALEPGQIILAGSFTRPVKVAPGDTIHVDYGPLGNISARFI from the coding sequence CCTGCACGAAGCCGAAAAGGCCCGCAATCCGGTGCGCCAGATTTCGCTGGACCACCCGGAAATCACCATCCCCGACGCCTACGCCATCCAGAAAGCCTGGGTGCAGATGAAGCTGGAGGATGGCCAGAAGATCGTCGGCCACAAAATCGGCCTGACTTCGCGCGCCATGCAGATGTCGTCGCAGATCAACGAGCCGGATTTCGGCACGCTGCTCGACGAAATGGTCTACAAGGACGCCGCCGAGATTCCCTGCGAGCGCTTCATCGACCCGATGGTCGAGGTCGAGCTGGCCTTCATCCTGAAGGATCGCCTCGAAGGCGAGAACGTCACCATCTTCGACGTACTGTCGGCCACCGACTACGTGACCCCGGCCGTCGAGATCATCGACGCCCGCTGCCACCGCATCGACCCGGAAAGCAAGCGGCCGCGTAAGGTCATGGATACCATTTCGGACAATGCCGCCAACGTCGGCATCATCCTCGGCGGCCGCCCGATCAAGCCGCTGGAACTCGACCTGCGCTGGGCCGCCGCGCTGCTCTACAAGAATGGCATTATCGAGGAAACCGGTGTCGCTGCCGGCGTGCTGAACCACCCGGCCAATGGCATTTCGTGGCTGGCCAAAAAATTTGCACCGCACGGTGTGGCGCTGGAGCCGGGGCAGATCATCCTGGCCGGTTCCTTCACCCGTCCCGTCAAGGTGGCGCCGGGCGATACCATTCATGTCGATTACGGCCCGCTCGGTAATATCAGCGCCCGTTTCATCTGA
- a CDS encoding aldolase/citrate lyase family protein produces MPLNQFKRALAAGETQIGLFLGMANAYAAEVVATAGFDWLLIDGEHGPNDLQSIIGQLQALGQYPVKPVVRTVDHDTAGIKQLLDGGVQTLMVPMVETAAEAESLVRAMRYPPHGIRGVGTALARAARWNGVEGYFAKADQEMCLIVQIESTAGLAGLDDILKVDGVDAVFIGPSDLAASMGHLGNPGHADVKAAVEGAIGKISAAGKAAGVFSADPVAAAAYQAIGASFLLVGVDALLLRNSAVALADKFKKADAGKTGAAY; encoded by the coding sequence ATGCCCCTGAACCAATTCAAGCGTGCCCTTGCCGCCGGCGAAACCCAGATTGGCCTGTTCCTCGGCATGGCCAACGCCTACGCCGCGGAAGTCGTTGCCACAGCCGGTTTCGACTGGTTATTGATCGACGGTGAGCACGGCCCGAACGATCTGCAATCAATCATCGGCCAGTTGCAGGCGCTCGGCCAATACCCGGTCAAGCCGGTGGTGCGCACTGTCGATCACGATACGGCGGGCATCAAGCAGTTGCTCGACGGTGGCGTGCAGACGCTGATGGTGCCGATGGTCGAAACTGCCGCCGAGGCTGAAAGCCTGGTCCGCGCCATGCGCTATCCGCCGCACGGGATTCGTGGCGTCGGAACGGCGCTGGCCCGGGCGGCACGCTGGAACGGCGTCGAGGGTTACTTCGCCAAGGCCGACCAGGAAATGTGCCTGATCGTCCAGATTGAATCGACTGCCGGGCTGGCAGGGCTGGACGATATTCTCAAGGTCGATGGCGTCGATGCAGTTTTCATCGGTCCGTCCGATCTGGCGGCGTCGATGGGGCACCTCGGCAATCCGGGCCACGCTGATGTCAAGGCGGCTGTCGAGGGGGCCATCGGCAAGATTTCAGCTGCCGGCAAGGCGGCGGGTGTGTTCTCGGCCGATCCGGTTGCCGCGGCCGCTTATCAGGCGATTGGCGCCAGCTTCCTGCTGGTCGGTGTCGATGCGCTGTTGCTGCGCAATTCGGCCGTAGCCCTGGCCGACAAATTCAAAAAAGCGGATGCCGGCAAGACCGGCGCCGCCTACTAA
- a CDS encoding MFS transporter: MALPAGMRALAHRNFRLYFTGQAISILGSWIQQVALAWLVYRLTGSAALLGITAFCGLIPQLVVGPLAGAWIDKHDKKKWLVGVQSLMAVQAFVLAGLCWLDWITPGFIVLMALVLGVFSSFDAPLRQSLIGSFVGSRDDLPNALALNAMLFNAGRFIGPPIAGLLLGLTSEAVCFAINGFSFLALIAAILVVRSQPPLRATGSVGQVFKEGVLYAWQTWTVRMLIITLIALNLTASAYAVLLPVFARDVFAGDATTLGWLWGAAGCGAFASTVFLATRKSAPVIISAVVAGVAISAGSLLVFSTTTWLPLALCGMVGLGFGISVCNVGINMVLQSTAPEALRGRIVSFFTSARFGFDALGGLLAGFVAAGFGAGHTLLVEGCVLLFFVVFLFTRRQRLQTQIAAAHQGVQDGH, encoded by the coding sequence ATGGCTCTGCCGGCCGGCATGCGCGCCCTAGCACACCGTAATTTCCGTCTGTATTTTACCGGCCAGGCCATTTCCATCCTCGGTTCGTGGATCCAGCAGGTCGCGCTCGCCTGGCTGGTCTACCGGCTCACCGGCTCAGCTGCGTTGCTTGGCATCACCGCTTTTTGTGGCCTGATACCGCAGTTGGTTGTCGGCCCGCTGGCCGGCGCGTGGATCGACAAGCACGACAAGAAGAAATGGCTCGTCGGTGTCCAGTCGCTAATGGCCGTCCAGGCTTTCGTCCTCGCCGGCCTGTGCTGGCTGGACTGGATAACTCCCGGCTTCATCGTGCTCATGGCGCTGGTCCTCGGCGTCTTTAGCAGCTTCGATGCGCCGCTACGCCAGTCGCTGATTGGCAGCTTCGTCGGCAGCCGCGACGACCTGCCCAACGCGCTGGCCCTCAACGCCATGCTCTTCAACGCCGGCCGCTTCATCGGCCCGCCGATTGCCGGCCTGCTCCTCGGCCTGACCTCGGAAGCTGTCTGTTTCGCCATCAACGGCTTTTCCTTCCTGGCGCTGATCGCCGCCATTCTCGTCGTTCGCAGCCAACCGCCGCTGCGCGCCACCGGCTCGGTTGGCCAGGTTTTCAAGGAAGGCGTTTTGTATGCCTGGCAGACGTGGACCGTAAGAATGCTGATCATCACGCTCATCGCGCTGAACCTGACCGCCTCGGCCTACGCCGTGCTGCTCCCGGTCTTCGCCCGCGACGTCTTCGCCGGCGATGCGACGACGCTAGGCTGGTTGTGGGGCGCGGCGGGTTGCGGAGCTTTTGCCTCGACGGTCTTTCTCGCTACCCGTAAATCGGCGCCGGTTATCATCTCGGCAGTCGTTGCCGGCGTTGCGATCAGCGCCGGATCGCTGCTCGTTTTTTCAACAACAACCTGGCTGCCGCTTGCACTGTGCGGCATGGTCGGCCTCGGCTTCGGTATCTCGGTGTGCAATGTCGGCATCAACATGGTGTTGCAAAGCACCGCCCCGGAAGCCTTGCGCGGGCGCATCGTCTCTTTCTTCACCTCGGCCCGCTTTGGTTTCGACGCGCTCGGCGGCCTGCTCGCCGGCTTTGTCGCGGCGGGTTTCGGGGCAGGGCACACCCTGCTGGTCGAAGGCTGTGTGCTGCTCTTTTTCGTCGTGTTTCTATTTACCCGCCGGCAGCGCCTGCAAACGCAAATCGCGGCCGCCCATCAAGGAGTTCAGGATGGCCATTGA
- a CDS encoding Bcr/CflA family multidrug efflux MFS transporter, which yields MTNPAIEPAREGRFILLLGALVAFGPLAIDLYLPALPAIAIGLAATPEAVQLSITVFLAGFGLGMLFYGPISDRYGRRTVMLSGIALFALASLACMLATGVEQLIAARFVQSLGGGAASVLARAVVRDVYTPTEAIRKLSLMAMVTAIAPLLAPLLGSVLLAGFGWRGTFAAVLLWGVLSFVVVWRYLPETLPAERRGQLPLGAAFAAYFHLLRDPVAVGLLLAGGMSFAAMFAYITASPFYFIELQHFSPAAYGALFAANAVGIFAANYVNSRLAKSRGAAVMAGVGSASGLAGALLLWMAMSVGEAVPAVIAGLFIVVSMTGLLGANCVGLLMARYPQNAGAAAALFGSSQFGFGMWASAAVSYTHDGSGRPMAWVILVTAAISLAGYLLFRRVSR from the coding sequence ATGACAAATCCCGCCATTGAACCGGCCCGCGAGGGCCGTTTCATTTTGCTGCTCGGTGCGTTGGTTGCCTTCGGGCCGCTCGCCATCGACCTCTATCTGCCGGCCTTGCCGGCCATCGCCATCGGTCTGGCTGCAACGCCGGAAGCGGTACAGTTGTCGATCACCGTTTTCCTCGCCGGCTTTGGCCTCGGCATGCTGTTCTACGGGCCGATCTCCGACCGTTATGGCCGGCGCACCGTGATGCTCAGCGGCATCGCGCTGTTCGCCCTGGCCAGTCTGGCCTGCATGCTGGCGACCGGCGTCGAGCAGTTGATCGCCGCCCGTTTCGTCCAGTCGCTCGGCGGCGGGGCGGCTTCGGTGCTGGCCCGGGCCGTCGTCCGCGACGTTTACACGCCGACCGAGGCGATCCGCAAGCTGTCGCTCATGGCGATGGTTACTGCCATCGCGCCGCTGCTTGCCCCCTTGCTCGGCAGCGTGCTGCTGGCCGGCTTCGGCTGGCGCGGCACCTTTGCTGCTGTGCTGCTTTGGGGGGTCCTGAGTTTTGTCGTCGTCTGGCGTTATCTGCCCGAAACGCTGCCGGCCGAACGGCGCGGCCAGTTGCCACTGGGTGCCGCCTTCGCCGCCTATTTTCACCTGCTGCGCGATCCGGTCGCCGTCGGTCTGCTGCTCGCCGGCGGCATGTCCTTCGCCGCGATGTTCGCCTACATCACGGCCAGCCCGTTCTATTTCATCGAACTCCAGCATTTCTCGCCCGCGGCCTACGGCGCGCTGTTCGCTGCCAACGCGGTCGGCATCTTTGCTGCCAACTACGTCAACAGCCGGCTGGCCAAAAGCCGGGGTGCCGCAGTGATGGCCGGCGTCGGCAGCGCTTCTGGCTTGGCCGGGGCCTTGCTGCTGTGGATGGCGATGAGTGTCGGCGAAGCCGTGCCGGCGGTCATCGCAGGTCTGTTCATTGTCGTCAGCATGACCGGCCTGCTTGGTGCCAATTGCGTTGGCCTGCTCATGGCCCGCTATCCGCAAAATGCCGGGGCAGCCGCCGCGCTGTTTGGCTCGAGCCAGTTCGGCTTCGGCATGTGGGCGAGCGCGGCAGTCAGTTACACTCACGACGGTAGCGGCCGGCCGATGGCCTGGGTCATCCTGGTCACGGCCGCTATCTCGCTGGCTGGATATCTGTTGTTCCGGCGGGTTTCACGCTGA
- a CDS encoding NAD-dependent succinate-semialdehyde dehydrogenase, whose amino-acid sequence MLALKDTNLLRQACYIDGTWVGADSGETIPVTNPATGETIATVPRCGAAETERAVLAADKALKTWRETTAAERSRILRRWFDLLMANQDDLAALMTAEQGKPLAEAKGEIAYAAAYVEWFAEEAKRAYGEVIPSPFKDRQLVVTKEPVGVCAAITPWNFPSAMITRKVAPALAAGCTIILKPAEQTPLSALALAELAERAGVPAGVFSVVTGKASAIGGVMTASPIVRKLTFTGSTPIGQLLMQQCAGTVKKMSLELGGNAPFIVFDDADLDAAVAGAIASKYRNAGQTCVCSNRFLVQDGVYEAFAAKLAAAVAGLKVGHGTEEGVTQGPLIDDAAINKVEELVKDATDKGARVVTGGKRHALGRTWFEPTILADVTTGMAVAKEEIFGPVAPLFRFKTEAEAVQMANDTEFGLAAYFFSKDHGRVWRVSKQLEYGMVGVNTGLISTEVAPFGGVKMSGIGREGSSHGLDEYMETKYLALGGL is encoded by the coding sequence ATGCTGGCATTGAAAGACACCAACCTGCTGCGTCAGGCCTGCTACATCGACGGCACATGGGTCGGCGCCGACAGCGGCGAAACCATCCCCGTCACCAACCCGGCCACCGGCGAAACCATCGCCACCGTGCCGCGCTGTGGCGCCGCCGAAACCGAGCGCGCCGTGTTGGCTGCCGACAAGGCGCTGAAGACCTGGCGCGAAACCACCGCTGCCGAGCGTTCCCGCATCCTGCGCCGCTGGTTCGACCTGCTGATGGCCAACCAGGACGACCTCGCTGCGCTGATGACCGCCGAGCAGGGCAAGCCGCTGGCCGAAGCTAAGGGCGAGATCGCCTATGCCGCGGCCTACGTCGAATGGTTCGCCGAGGAAGCCAAGCGCGCCTATGGCGAGGTCATCCCGTCGCCGTTCAAGGATCGCCAGCTGGTCGTCACCAAGGAGCCGGTTGGCGTTTGTGCTGCCATCACGCCGTGGAACTTCCCGTCGGCGATGATCACCCGCAAGGTCGCCCCGGCGCTCGCAGCCGGTTGCACCATCATCCTCAAGCCGGCCGAGCAGACCCCGCTGTCCGCCCTGGCCCTGGCCGAACTGGCCGAGCGTGCCGGCGTGCCGGCCGGCGTGTTCAGCGTCGTCACCGGCAAGGCCTCGGCCATCGGTGGTGTGATGACGGCCAGCCCCATCGTCCGAAAACTGACCTTCACCGGCTCGACGCCAATCGGCCAGTTGCTGATGCAGCAGTGCGCCGGCACGGTCAAGAAGATGTCGCTGGAACTAGGCGGCAACGCACCCTTCATCGTCTTCGACGATGCCGATCTCGATGCCGCCGTCGCCGGTGCCATCGCCTCCAAGTACCGCAACGCCGGCCAGACCTGCGTCTGCTCCAACCGCTTCCTGGTCCAGGATGGCGTCTATGAAGCCTTCGCCGCCAAGCTGGCTGCCGCCGTCGCCGGGCTGAAGGTCGGCCACGGAACGGAGGAGGGCGTCACGCAAGGCCCGCTGATCGACGATGCCGCCATCAACAAGGTCGAGGAACTGGTCAAGGACGCCACCGACAAGGGTGCCCGCGTCGTCACCGGCGGCAAGCGCCATGCGCTGGGCCGCACCTGGTTCGAGCCGACCATCCTGGCCGATGTGACGACCGGCATGGCGGTGGCCAAGGAGGAAATCTTCGGGCCGGTCGCCCCGCTGTTCCGCTTCAAGACCGAAGCCGAAGCTGTCCAGATGGCCAACGACACCGAATTCGGCCTCGCCGCCTACTTCTTCTCGAAGGACCACGGCCGCGTCTGGCGCGTCTCGAAGCAGCTCGAATACGGCATGGTTGGCGTCAATACCGGCCTGATTTCGACCGAGGTTGCCCCGTTCGGCGGCGTCAAGATGTCCGGCATCGGCCGCGAGGGCTCCAGCCATGGCCTCGACGAGTACATGGAAACCAAGTACCTGGCGCTGGGTGGCCTCTGA